A stretch of Vibrio aphrogenes DNA encodes these proteins:
- the cmoM gene encoding tRNA uridine 5-oxyacetic acid(34) methyltransferase CmoM, which yields MAEDRNFDDIAHKFAKNIYGSDKGDIRQIIVWQDIEQALARIQQGDAPLSVLDAGGGLAQLSQKIAQQGHRITLCDISSEMLGLAQQEIEKNQLSAQFQFIHSAIQDLDAKLAQSADLVLFHAVMEWLEHPKEVLDQILDKVKPGGIASVMFYNHHGLVMKNVTCGNIPHILQGMPHRKRFKLQPQKGLIPHEVYYWIESKGFQICGKSGIRCFNDYIGNQQYMGDYRPEDVLALEQQLCRTEPYLSLGRYIHVWAQKPWHEQSDGELNSKNRNDNE from the coding sequence ATGGCAGAAGATCGAAATTTCGATGATATTGCCCATAAATTCGCGAAAAATATTTATGGCTCCGATAAAGGAGATATACGGCAAATCATCGTCTGGCAAGACATTGAACAAGCTTTAGCTCGCATTCAGCAAGGGGATGCTCCCTTATCCGTGTTAGATGCTGGAGGAGGGCTGGCCCAATTGTCACAAAAGATTGCCCAGCAAGGACATCGTATAACCTTGTGTGATATTTCTTCTGAAATGCTCGGGTTAGCGCAACAAGAGATTGAGAAGAATCAGCTCTCTGCGCAGTTTCAATTTATTCATTCTGCCATACAAGATCTGGATGCCAAGTTAGCCCAATCTGCTGATTTGGTGTTATTTCATGCCGTGATGGAATGGTTGGAACATCCAAAAGAAGTGTTGGATCAAATCTTGGATAAAGTGAAGCCAGGAGGGATTGCTTCAGTGATGTTTTATAACCATCATGGTTTGGTTATGAAAAATGTAACTTGTGGTAATATTCCCCACATTTTACAAGGGATGCCGCACCGAAAGCGTTTTAAACTTCAGCCACAAAAAGGCTTGATACCCCACGAGGTTTATTACTGGATAGAATCCAAAGGCTTTCAAATTTGTGGTAAATCAGGCATTCGCTGCTTTAACGATTACATAGGTAATCAACAATATATGGGCGATTATCGTCCAGAAGATGTGTTGGCATTAGAGCAACAGTTATGCCGAACGGAGCCTTATCTTTCTCTTGGTCGCTATATTCATGTGTGGGCGCAAAAGCCATGGCATGAACAGAGCGATGGAGAGCTAAATAGTAAAAACAGGAATGATAATGAGTGA
- the elyC gene encoding envelope biogenesis factor ElyC yields the protein MFELKKIIGALIMPLPALLIIGFIGLFLIMFTYKRGIGCLLTFVSLMGIFLFSFQPVATSLLKPTERTYKAFLPVDGTLDYVMVLGSGHIVDNDIPPTSELSRNGLMRLAEGMRILRLYPGAKLILSGYDGGSSISNARVMANVAVSLGVSKSDIILLETAQDTWDEAHQAAGFVGNKRLVLVTSASHMARAILEFQKAGLQPIPAPTNYLAFDNIQQAWEKYTPQAKYLEQSERYWHELVGRWWSLLRDKLSNTQTDSAAIQPE from the coding sequence ATGTTTGAACTTAAAAAAATAATCGGCGCACTGATCATGCCGTTGCCAGCCTTGCTGATAATCGGATTCATAGGCTTGTTTCTGATTATGTTTACCTACAAACGAGGGATTGGTTGTCTGCTCACTTTTGTTTCACTAATGGGGATATTTCTTTTTTCATTTCAACCCGTTGCCACTTCATTATTGAAACCTACTGAAAGAACCTATAAAGCCTTTTTACCCGTCGATGGTACACTTGATTACGTCATGGTGTTAGGCTCAGGACATATTGTCGATAACGATATTCCTCCAACCTCTGAGTTATCACGTAATGGGCTGATGCGTCTTGCAGAAGGGATGCGTATTTTGCGTCTTTATCCAGGGGCTAAATTAATTTTGTCTGGTTACGATGGTGGCAGTTCGATCAGTAATGCCAGAGTGATGGCGAATGTTGCGGTCTCTCTTGGGGTCAGTAAGTCAGATATTATCTTATTAGAAACAGCACAAGACACTTGGGATGAAGCCCATCAAGCAGCAGGTTTTGTGGGTAATAAACGCTTAGTTCTGGTCACCTCGGCCAGTCACATGGCGCGCGCAATCTTAGAGTTTCAAAAAGCAGGTTTACAGCCTATTCCCGCACCAACCAACTACCTTGCTTTTGATAACATTCAACAAGCTTGGGAAAAATATACCCCACAAGCGAAATACTTAGAGCAAAGTGAGCGTTATTGGCATGAATTAGTTGGACGTTGGTGGTCATTGTTGCGCGATAAACTGTCTAATACACAAACCGATTCTGCCGCGATACAACCAGAATAA